TAAACATATATCCCTTAAAATCACCTAAAGCAAGTTGTAAGGCATCTTTAGATTTAACAAATATCTCTACAAAAGATACATAAATCATAACACCAGCAGAGAAACCTAACGCTCCGGATAAAAACTCTTTATTAGTTTTTTTTGTAAAAAATGCTAAAGCACTACCTATACCTGTAGATAAACCAGCAAAGAGTGTTAAGCCAAATGCAAATAAAACATTGTTCATAAAAAAACCTCCTAACATATTAAAATAAATATATTTGCTAAACCAATACACTATCTAAATTACAGCAATAATCTAATTATTAATTCTATTATCAGCATATTATTTAGGATAATGTATTGAACTCTTATTTTTATTTACCCTGTATTGCTTATTGATAAACATTATCAATAAGCAATATGGTATTTAATTTTTATGCTTGTTAAACGTTAGAAATACATTTATTATAATATATAAATAAATAAGGGAGAGAATAATGAACATTAAAAAGCTTTACATAGTTTATTTTAGCCCAACCGATACAACCAAAAAGACTTTGCAGAACATAGCTTTAGGATTTAAAGATATAGAAGTTGAAGAAATAAATTTAACGCCTTATCATAATAGAGAGTTAGACTATAACTTTACCAAAGATGATTTAGTTATTATTGGTGCTCCTGTTTATAGTGGTAGACTACCAGAACCAGTTACAGAGATTTTGAAAAGAGTAAAAGGGTGCCAAACTCTTGCAGTACCCATTGTTGTTTATGGTAATAGAGCGTACGATGATTCATTAGCTGAGTTAAACTATTACCTTAAGTTAAATGGCTTTATCACAATTGCTGCTGCAGCATATATAGCAGAACATTCGTTATTGGCTGAAATCGCTACTAATAGACCAGATGAAAAAGACCAAAAACACCAAATACAATTTGCAAAATCTATTATTAAAACTATTGACAGTAAAGAGTATACCCACAATACTTTAATAGTTAAGGGCAATATACCCGAGCCAATGCAGCGAAATAATAAACTAGTACCTCAATCAACAGCTGAGTGTACAAATTGTGGAGTGTGTAGCACTGAATGTCCAATGTTAGCAATAGATAGTAAAGACTTTAACAAAACAGATGTGCAAAAATGTATACTTTGTTTTAGATGTGTAAGATTATGCAAACAGCAAGCCAGAGTATTACAAAATGAAGTATTTAATGAAAAAATTAAAAATATGGCAAAAAAATTAACCGAAAGAAAACAGCCTGAGATATTTTTAATATAAATGTATAAAATAAGGCACAGTAAATTTACTGTGCCTAAAATAACTTATTTTAATAATTTAGCTACGGTTTCGCCTATTTTTTGAGGCGTATCAGCTATAAAAACACCACTATTTCGCATGGCGTTTAGTTTTTCATCAGCTGTACCTTTGCCTCCAGAAATAATTGCTCCAGCATGTCCCATTCTTTTACCAGGTGGTGCGGTTTGACCACTAATAAAGCCTACAACTGGTTTTTTCATATACTTTTTAATCCACTCACAAGCCTGTTCTTCAGCAGTTCCGCCAATTTCTCCAATCATAACTACTACCTTTGTTAAGGGATCATTATTAAAGGCTTCTAAAACATCAATAAAATCTGTACCATTTACAGGATCACCGCCAATTCCAACGGCAGTAGACTGACCTATGCCAAGCTGGGTAAGTTGGTGTACAGCCTCATATGTTAGTGTTCCTGAGCGTGATACAACTCCTACACAACCCTGTTGATGAATGTAACCAGGCATAATACCAATTTTACATTCATTGGGGGTAATTAATCCCGGACAGTTAGGGCCTATTAAACGAGTTTTTTTACCAACCATGTAGTTTTTAACTCTTAACATATCTTGAACAGGAATATGCTCAGTAATGCAAATTACTAAATCTAACTTAGCGTCTACAGCCTCTAAAATAGCATCAGCAGCATAAGGGGCAGGCACATATATAACTGAAGTAGTGGCCTTTGTAAACTGAACAGCTTCCTGAACAGTATTAAAAACAGGAACCCCTTCAATTGTAGTTCCACCCTTATTAGGGGTAACACCTGCCACTATTTTAGTTCCATAATCCAACATGGCTTTGGTATGATAAGCTGCAGTATTGCCTGTAATTCCTTGCACTATTACTCTGGTATTATTATTAATCCAAATACTCATTTATTTACCCTCCGTTAAGCTGACTATTGTTTGGGCACCCTCACTAAGAGTTGAAACTAAGTTTACATCGAGAGTAGATGAGACTAAAATTTGTTTACCTTCTTCTACATTTGTTCCCTCTAATCTAACTACTAAAGGCAAATCTAACTTAGTATTTTTTAAGGCATTAACAACCCCACGAGCAATTACATCACACTTCATTATTCCACCAAAAATATTAACAAAAACACCTTTAACATTAGTATCACTAAGAATAATTTTTAAAGCCTTACTTATTTTATCCTCTGTAGCACCACCACCAACATCCAAAAAATTAGCAGGATTACCGCCGTAGTGCTTAATAATATCCATAGTAGCCATAGCTAAACCGGCTCCATTAACCATGCATCCAATAGAACCATTTAAAGATATATAAGACAAACCATACCTAGAGGCCTCAAGCTCTTTTTTATCTTCTTCACTCTCGTCCCTAAGAGCAAAAATATCTTTTTGACGGTATAGGGCATTGCTATCAAAGTTTAGCTTAGCATCAAGGGCTAAAATATCATTTTCCTTAGTTATAACTAATGGGTTAATTTCTGCAATAGAGCAGTCTTTTTCTATAAAACAACTATAAAGATTTTTCATTACCTTAACAGCTTTATTAATTAATTGAGTAGGCATGTTGATTCCATATGCAATTTGTCTTGCCTGAAAATCTGTTAATCCTACTAAAGGGTTAATAAAAACCTTAATAATTTTTTCGGGACTATTTTGGGCAACCTGCTCAATCTCAGTACCACCTTCTTCAGAGGCTATTAAAGCAACTGTTGAAGTATCACGATCTAAAACTAATCCCAAATAATACTCCGATTCAATCTCACAACCTTCTTCTAGTAAAACACAGTTAACCTGTTTACCCTCGGGACCAGTTTGATGAGTAACTAAAACTTTACCTAGTAATTCATTGGTATATTTTTTAACCTCGTCAATACTATTTGCCAGTTTTACTCCACCAGCTTTTCCTCGTCCGCCAGCATGAATTTGGGCTTTAACGGCAACAACATCGCTCTCTAAACCCCAAACTAGTCTTTCCGCATCTTCTTTATTAAAAACAACCTTGCCCTTTGGCACATTTATATTAAAACTACTTAAAATTCTCTTTGCCTGATACTCATGTAT
This Clostridium sp. 'deep sea' DNA region includes the following protein-coding sequences:
- a CDS encoding 4Fe-4S dicluster domain-containing protein; this translates as MNIKKLYIVYFSPTDTTKKTLQNIALGFKDIEVEEINLTPYHNRELDYNFTKDDLVIIGAPVYSGRLPEPVTEILKRVKGCQTLAVPIVVYGNRAYDDSLAELNYYLKLNGFITIAAAAYIAEHSLLAEIATNRPDEKDQKHQIQFAKSIIKTIDSKEYTHNTLIVKGNIPEPMQRNNKLVPQSTAECTNCGVCSTECPMLAIDSKDFNKTDVQKCILCFRCVRLCKQQARVLQNEVFNEKIKNMAKKLTERKQPEIFLI
- the sucD gene encoding succinate--CoA ligase subunit alpha — protein: MSIWINNNTRVIVQGITGNTAAYHTKAMLDYGTKIVAGVTPNKGGTTIEGVPVFNTVQEAVQFTKATTSVIYVPAPYAADAILEAVDAKLDLVICITEHIPVQDMLRVKNYMVGKKTRLIGPNCPGLITPNECKIGIMPGYIHQQGCVGVVSRSGTLTYEAVHQLTQLGIGQSTAVGIGGDPVNGTDFIDVLEAFNNDPLTKVVVMIGEIGGTAEEQACEWIKKYMKKPVVGFISGQTAPPGKRMGHAGAIISGGKGTADEKLNAMRNSGVFIADTPQKIGETVAKLLK
- the sucC gene encoding ADP-forming succinate--CoA ligase subunit beta, translating into MNIHEYQAKRILSSFNINVPKGKVVFNKEDAERLVWGLESDVVAVKAQIHAGGRGKAGGVKLANSIDEVKKYTNELLGKVLVTHQTGPEGKQVNCVLLEEGCEIESEYYLGLVLDRDTSTVALIASEEGGTEIEQVAQNSPEKIIKVFINPLVGLTDFQARQIAYGINMPTQLINKAVKVMKNLYSCFIEKDCSIAEINPLVITKENDILALDAKLNFDSNALYRQKDIFALRDESEEDKKELEASRYGLSYISLNGSIGCMVNGAGLAMATMDIIKHYGGNPANFLDVGGGATEDKISKALKIILSDTNVKGVFVNIFGGIMKCDVIARGVVNALKNTKLDLPLVVRLEGTNVEEGKQILVSSTLDVNLVSTLSEGAQTIVSLTEGK